In Pyxicephalus adspersus chromosome 12, UCB_Pads_2.0, whole genome shotgun sequence, a genomic segment contains:
- the TUFT1 gene encoding tuftelin, with the protein MNSLCTLQQLQPENEPDSVKTLRLTLRGDQSPERTETIKVKPVGRAFALISSRPGRGSRPLNSELIKSSDGDEEIIKVYLKAKAENKANHEWNVSQLRNEVRHIQEARTSLKNLRKDLDHSKHGQQEDKNLLSEKQNGVRHYEEPWSESNDRDEQFPLDNGRNLRETAHKLYAKLQETEKRHQADRKLYEERLSRCQQEAEQNNRARRQAEETAAERHREVEELRRFMVGMEKEHQDLIKKMQENEKELDSLRGQKQENGPLQEKCQELEKTVANLKEKIHHLDDMLKSQQRKVRQMIEQVQNSRTAMQEKDSLIQELREKVSWLQAENLELQDKLEHFLSTQPGHTTQLPRAYAKPNQPNFKRVYIPAGSGRPQPLIKLVET; encoded by the exons ATGAACAGCCTGTGCACCCTGCAGCAGCTCCAGCCGGAGAATGAGCCG GACAGTGTTAAAACTTTGCGGCTGACTCTACGTGGGGATCAGTCCCCAGAAAGGACAGAGACCATCAAAGTGAAG CCGGTGGGACGCGCTTTCGCTCTTATATCATCTCGACCCGGCCGGGGCTCTCGGCCTCTGAACTCCGAACTGATCAAGTCCAGTGATGGCGATGAAGAAATCATTAAG GTGTACCTCAAGGCCAAAGCTGAGAATAAAGCAAATCACGAGTGGAACGTCAGCCAGCTGAGGAATGAGGTCCGCCATATTCAAGAG GCAAGGACATCTCTGAAGAATCTGAGAAAAGACCTCGATCACTCAAAACATGGGCAGCAGGAAGACAAG AACCTGCTATCAGAAAAGCAAAATGGCGTCCGGCATTATGAGGAACCATGGTCGGAGTCAAATGATCGTGATGAG CAATTTCCATTGGACAACGGAAGGAATTTACGGGAGACTGCACATAAGCTATATGCTAAGCTCCAGGAGACTGAGAAACGTCACCAAGCTGACCGCAAGTTGTATGAG GAAAGGCTCAGCAGGTGCCAGCAGGAGGCAGAGCAGAACAATCGGGCTCGTAGGCAAGCAGAAGAAACGGCAGCTGAACGTCATAGAGAGGTGGAGGAGCTGAGGAGGTTTATGGTCGGTATGGAGAAG GAACACCAGGATCTAATAAAGAAGATGCAAGAGAATGAAAAAGAGCTGGACAGTCTAAGAGGACAGAAGCAGGAAAATGGACCTCTGCAGGAGAA gtgtcaggagctggaaaaaactGTGGCTAACCTGAAAGAAAAGATTCACCACCTTGATGATATGTTAAAGAGCCAGCAACGCAAAGTACGACAGATGATTGAACAG GTGCAGAACTCTCGGACAGCCATGCAAGAGAAGGATTCCCTCATCCAGGAATTACGGGAGAAAGTCTCCTGGCTTCAGGCAGAG AACCTGGAACTACAGGACAAACTGGAACACTTTCTATCCACCCAACCAGGACATACAACCCAACTGCCACGGGCTTACGCCAAACCCAACCAACCAAATTT CAAGCGAGTGTACATTCCGGCTGGATCAGGCAGGCCTCAGCCTCTCATTAAACTAGTGGAGACATGA
- the SNX27 gene encoding sorting nexin-27 isoform X2, with translation MADERSGGPRVVRIVKSESGYGFNVRGQVSEGGQLRSINGELYAPLQHVSAVLPGGAADRAGIRKGDRILEVNGVNVEGATHKQVVDLIRAGEKELVLTVLSVPPHEAENLDPSDDSSGQSFYDYTEKQAVPISIPTYKHVEQNGEKFVVYNVYMAGRQLCSKRYREFAILNQNLKREFANFTFPRLPGKWPFSLSEQQLDARRRGLEEYLEKVCSIRVIGESDIMQEFLSESDENYNGVSDVELRIALPDKTTATVRVKKNSTTDQVYQALAAKIGMDGITANYFALFEVINHSFVRKLAPNEFPHKLYVQNYTSAVPGTCLTVRKWLFTTSEESLLKDNDLAVSFFFHQAIDDVKRGYIKADDKAYQLQKLCEQRKMLMYLNMLRSCDGYNEIIFPHCSCDSRRKGHVITAISIKHFKLLACTEEGQLENQVIAFEWDEMQRWDTDEEGMAFCFEYARGEKKPRWVKIFTPYFNYMHECFERVFCELKWRKEVEEQATDKDNKNCTHDKHLSDCSIATQGH, from the exons ATGGCGGATGAGCGGAGCGGGGGCCCGCGGGTGGTGCGGATAGTCAAGTCGGAGTCGGGCTATGGCTTCAACGTAAGGGGTCAGGTCAGCGAGGGGGGCCAGCTACGCAGTATTAACGGAGAGCTATACGCCCCCCTGCAACATGTCAGCGCCGTGCTGCCCGGAGGAGCCGCTGACCGCGCCGGCATCCGTAAGGGTGACCGCATCCTGGAGGT GAATGGGGTCAATGTGGAAGGGGCCACTCACAAACAAGTGGTGGATCTGATCCGGGCCGGAGAGAAGGAGTTGGTCCTCACCGTGCTGTCTGTACCTCCACATGAAGCTGAGAACCTGGACCCCAGCGATGACTCCTCGGGACAATCCTTCTATGACTACACGGAGAAACAAGCCGTACCCATCTCCATCCCCACCTACAAGCATGTGGAGCAGAATGGCGAGAAGTTTGTG gtttacAACGTCTACATGGCTGGCAGGCAGCTGTGCTCCAAGCGATACCGGGAATTTGCCATTCTGAACCAGAACCTCAAACGGGAGTTCGCCAATTTTACCTTCCCCCGGCTACCTGGGAAATGGCCCTTTTCTCTATCAGAACAGCAGCTGGACGCCAGGAGGAGGGGCCTGGAGGAATACCTTGAGAAAG TTTGCTCTATACGGGTGATTGGGGAAAGTGACATCATGCAGGAATTCCTGTCTGAGTCAGATGAG AATTACAATGGAGTGTCTGACGTAGAGCTCCGCATAGCATTACCAGACAAGACCACGGCTACAGTTCGCGTGAAGAAGAACAGTACCACGGACCAGGTGTACCAG GCCCTCGCCGCCAAGATCGGAATGGACGGCATCACCGCCAACTACTTTGCCCTGTTTGAGGTCATTAATCATTCCTTTG TCAGGAAATTGGCCCCCAACGAGTTCCCTCATAAGCTCTACGTACAGAACTACACCTCAGCCGTGCCCGGGACCTGCCTCACCGTACGCAAGTGGCTGTTCACTACGTCAGAGGAGTCTCTGCTGAAGGACAACGACTTGGCCGTCTCCTTTTTCTTCCACCAG GCCATAGATGATGTCAAGCGTGGGTATATTAAGGCCGACGATAAAGCTTACCAGTTACAAAAGCTCTGTGAGCAAAGGAAGATGTTAATG TACCTGAACATGTTACGGAGCTGTGATGGCTACAATGAGATCATCTTCCCACACTGTTCCTGCGACTCGCGCCGGAAGGGCCATGTCATCACCGCCATCAGCATCAAACACTTCAAACTCCTGGCCTGTACAGAGGAGGGGCAGCTAGAG AACCAGGTGATCGCCTTCGAATGGGACGAGATGCAGCGATGGGACACAGACGAGGAGGGAATGGCATTCTGTTTTGAGTACGCCCGTGGGGAGAAAAAACCTCGATGGGTGAAAATCTTCACTCCATAT TTTAACTACATGCACGAATGTTTCGAGCGAGTGTTCTGTGAGCTGAAGTGGAGGAAAGAG GTGGAGGAACAAGCAACAGATAAAGACAACAAGAACTGCACTCATGACA AACATCTTTCAGATTGTTCGATTGCAACACAAGGACACTAG
- the SNX27 gene encoding sorting nexin-27 isoform X1, giving the protein MADERSGGPRVVRIVKSESGYGFNVRGQVSEGGQLRSINGELYAPLQHVSAVLPGGAADRAGIRKGDRILEVNGVNVEGATHKQVVDLIRAGEKELVLTVLSVPPHEAENLDPSDDSSGQSFYDYTEKQAVPISIPTYKHVEQNGEKFVVYNVYMAGRQLCSKRYREFAILNQNLKREFANFTFPRLPGKWPFSLSEQQLDARRRGLEEYLEKVCSIRVIGESDIMQEFLSESDENYNGVSDVELRIALPDKTTATVRVKKNSTTDQVYQALAAKIGMDGITANYFALFEVINHSFVRKLAPNEFPHKLYVQNYTSAVPGTCLTVRKWLFTTSEESLLKDNDLAVSFFFHQAIDDVKRGYIKADDKAYQLQKLCEQRKMLMYLNMLRSCDGYNEIIFPHCSCDSRRKGHVITAISIKHFKLLACTEEGQLENQVIAFEWDEMQRWDTDEEGMAFCFEYARGEKKPRWVKIFTPYFNYMHECFERVFCELKWRKEVEEQATDKDNKNCTHDSTCSKNIFQIVRLQHKDTST; this is encoded by the exons ATGGCGGATGAGCGGAGCGGGGGCCCGCGGGTGGTGCGGATAGTCAAGTCGGAGTCGGGCTATGGCTTCAACGTAAGGGGTCAGGTCAGCGAGGGGGGCCAGCTACGCAGTATTAACGGAGAGCTATACGCCCCCCTGCAACATGTCAGCGCCGTGCTGCCCGGAGGAGCCGCTGACCGCGCCGGCATCCGTAAGGGTGACCGCATCCTGGAGGT GAATGGGGTCAATGTGGAAGGGGCCACTCACAAACAAGTGGTGGATCTGATCCGGGCCGGAGAGAAGGAGTTGGTCCTCACCGTGCTGTCTGTACCTCCACATGAAGCTGAGAACCTGGACCCCAGCGATGACTCCTCGGGACAATCCTTCTATGACTACACGGAGAAACAAGCCGTACCCATCTCCATCCCCACCTACAAGCATGTGGAGCAGAATGGCGAGAAGTTTGTG gtttacAACGTCTACATGGCTGGCAGGCAGCTGTGCTCCAAGCGATACCGGGAATTTGCCATTCTGAACCAGAACCTCAAACGGGAGTTCGCCAATTTTACCTTCCCCCGGCTACCTGGGAAATGGCCCTTTTCTCTATCAGAACAGCAGCTGGACGCCAGGAGGAGGGGCCTGGAGGAATACCTTGAGAAAG TTTGCTCTATACGGGTGATTGGGGAAAGTGACATCATGCAGGAATTCCTGTCTGAGTCAGATGAG AATTACAATGGAGTGTCTGACGTAGAGCTCCGCATAGCATTACCAGACAAGACCACGGCTACAGTTCGCGTGAAGAAGAACAGTACCACGGACCAGGTGTACCAG GCCCTCGCCGCCAAGATCGGAATGGACGGCATCACCGCCAACTACTTTGCCCTGTTTGAGGTCATTAATCATTCCTTTG TCAGGAAATTGGCCCCCAACGAGTTCCCTCATAAGCTCTACGTACAGAACTACACCTCAGCCGTGCCCGGGACCTGCCTCACCGTACGCAAGTGGCTGTTCACTACGTCAGAGGAGTCTCTGCTGAAGGACAACGACTTGGCCGTCTCCTTTTTCTTCCACCAG GCCATAGATGATGTCAAGCGTGGGTATATTAAGGCCGACGATAAAGCTTACCAGTTACAAAAGCTCTGTGAGCAAAGGAAGATGTTAATG TACCTGAACATGTTACGGAGCTGTGATGGCTACAATGAGATCATCTTCCCACACTGTTCCTGCGACTCGCGCCGGAAGGGCCATGTCATCACCGCCATCAGCATCAAACACTTCAAACTCCTGGCCTGTACAGAGGAGGGGCAGCTAGAG AACCAGGTGATCGCCTTCGAATGGGACGAGATGCAGCGATGGGACACAGACGAGGAGGGAATGGCATTCTGTTTTGAGTACGCCCGTGGGGAGAAAAAACCTCGATGGGTGAAAATCTTCACTCCATAT TTTAACTACATGCACGAATGTTTCGAGCGAGTGTTCTGTGAGCTGAAGTGGAGGAAAGAG GTGGAGGAACAAGCAACAGATAAAGACAACAAGAACTGCACTCATGACAGTACGTGCAGCAAG AACATCTTTCAGATTGTTCGATTGCAACACAAGGACACTAGCACCTAG